A single Mangifera indica cultivar Alphonso chromosome 20, CATAS_Mindica_2.1, whole genome shotgun sequence DNA region contains:
- the LOC123204115 gene encoding acid beta-fructofuranosidase-like produces the protein MADLNPLLAASTLADPTPGERPLNRRTPTKVLLVAFCGLLMVGFFVALVNDQGSLSNANSKYERNEDHKPSFQPEMVRPLDRGVLSGVSDKSNRWLGANVRSYPWNNTVLSWQRTAFHFQPKKNWMNDPNGPVFYKGWYHLFYQYNPNAAVWGDIIWGHAVSRDMVHWLHLPEAIFADQWFDINGVWTGSATVLPDGKLIMLYTGSTNESIQVQNLAYPADPSDPLLINWIKYSGNPVLVPPPGIGPKDFRDPTTAWYTSQGKWRITIGSKINKTGISLVYETEDFINYKLLDKKLHSVPGTGMWECVDFYPVSTTIENGLDTSVNGPGVKHVMKTSLDNDRHDYYALGTYYEKNSTWIPDNPKIDVGIGFRYDYGVFYASKTFYDQHTGRRILWGWVGESDSETADVKKGWASLQGVPRTVALDQKTGSSLIQWPVKEVNSLRLTSREFDNVELKPGSVVPLEVGPAAQLDIVAEFDLDMEAPNRTSASDVEFSCSSSGGAAERGAFGPFGLLVLADEHLSEQTPVYFYVAKQKDGNLQTFYCTDQSRSSEASDVNKSIYGSFVPVLKGEKLSLRVLVDHSIVEGFAQGGRTCITARVYPTKAIYGEARVFLFNNATETSVASSLKIWHLNSAFIRPFSNDAH, from the exons ATGGCGGATCTGAATCCATTGTTGGCAGCTTCAACTCTTGCAGACCCCACCCCTGGAGAACGTCCGTTGAACCGGCGCACGCCCACCAAAGTGCTCCTCGTGGCCTTTTGTGGGTTGTTGATGGTCGGTTTTTTTGTTGCATTAGTAAACGACCAGGGATCATTAAGTAATGCCAATTCAAAATATGAACGTAATGAAGATCATAAGCCATCATTCCAACCTGAGATGGTACGCCCATTGGATCGTGGGGTGTTGTCCGGCGTCTCCGACAAGTCCAACCGATGGCTCGGTGCCAATGTCCGGTCTTACCCATGGAACAACACCGTCCTGTCATGGCAAAGAACAGCATTCCATTTTCAGCCGAAAAAGAATTGGATGAATG ACCCTAATG GTCCAGTTTTCTACAAGGGATGGTATCACTTGTTTTACCAGTACAACCCAAATGCTGCAGTGTGGGGTGACATTATCTGGGGTCATGCTGTGTCAAGGGACATGGTGCATTGGCTTCATCTCCCTGAGGCCATCTTTGCTGATCAATGGTTTGACATTAACGGCGTTTGGACAGGCTCAGCCACAGTCCTTCCTGATGGTAAACTCATAATGCTCTACACTGGCTCCACCAATGAGTCCATCCAGGTTCAAAATCTTGCATATCCAGCTGACCCGTCTGACCCTCTCCTCATCAATTGGATCAAATATTCCGGCAACCCTGTTCTAGTCCCCCCACCAGGGATTGGTCCAAAGGATTTCCGAGATCCAACAACAGCTTGGTACACTTCTCAAGGGAAGTGGCGTATTACTATTGGCTCCAAGATTAATAAAACTGGCATATCTTTGGTTTATGAAACTGAAGATTTCATCAATTATAAGCTGTTGGATAAAAAATTGCATAGTGTCCCAGGCACAGGGATGTGGGAGTGTGTGGATTTTTATCCTGTCTCAACAACAATAGAAAATGGGTTGGATACATCAGTCAATGGCCCTGGAGTGAAGCATGTTATGAAGACAAGCCTGGATAATGATAGACATGACTACTATGCACTTGGTACTTATTATGAGAAGAATAGTACATGGATTCCGGATAATCCCAAGATTGATGTTGGAATTGGATTTAGATATGATTATGGGGTTTTCTATGCATCCAAGACCTTTTATGATCAGCATACTGGTAGGAGAATTTTGTGGGGTTGGGTTGGAGAATCTGATAGTGAAACTGCAGATGTCAAGAAGGGGTGGGCATCACTTCAA GGCGTTCCAAGGACAGTGGCATTAGACCAAAAAACTGGAAGCAGTCTTATACAATGGCCAGTGAAGGAGGTGAATAGTTTAAGATTGACCAGCAGGGAATTTGACAATGTGGAGCTCAAGCCAGGGTCAGTGGTACCACTTGAAGTTGGCCCAGCAGCTCAG TTGGATATAGTAGCCGAATTTGACTTAGACATGGAGGCTCCGAACAGAACGTCTGCATCCGATGTAGAGTTCAGCTGCAGTAGCAGTGGGGGTGCTGCAGAACGCGGCGCATTTGGACCCTTTGGCCTTTTGGTTCTGGCCGATGAACACCTCTCTGAACAGACCCCCGTATATTTCTATGTTGCAAAACAAAAAGACGGAAATCTCCAAACTTTCTACTGCACTGATCAATCGAG GTCTTCAGAGGCTAGTGATGTTAACAAAAGTATCTATGGAAGCTTTGTTCCAGTactaaaaggagaaaaattgtCATTGAGAGTATTG GTGGATCATTCAATAGTAGAAGGGTTTGCTCAAGGTGGAAGAACCTGTATAACAGCAAGAGTGTATCCAACAAAGGCAATATATGGAGAAGCAAGAGTGTTTTTGTTCAACAATGCAACTGAGACAAGTGTTGCTTCTTCACTAAAGATTTGGCACTTGAACTCTGCATTCATCCGTCCATTTTCCAATGACGCCCATTAa